DNA from Helicoverpa zea isolate HzStark_Cry1AcR chromosome 22, ilHelZeax1.1, whole genome shotgun sequence:
CCGTATACAAAGACTAGCTTTTTTAAACTTCACGcaaacatattttcaaaaatattctattgaaacactcataaaattaacatattatGCTTCAGAGAATGAATTACTAACTTTTCCATGAATTCAATCATAACGGTAAACTGCCGGTGGCTGGTTCTCATCGTATAAAATGGAATTATAGTTTCAGCAAACACCATACACAACGTTCAACTTCAAAACAAAAGTTGGCCTTGAATGAGATTCAATGAGATTCGGTCTTGCAGTTGCTATTCCGTCGTTCGTTTAGGAATCATCCGTCAAACTAATGCCGGCCATACACTCTACGGTCTACCGGAGAGGTAATCTGTGCAGGTATGCCCGCGCAGGTCAACCGAACATTGGTAGCGTGTATGGGGACGTTCCGGTATATCGGAGCGGTCTTCAGTTCTTTTTGCGATGGCATCGAATGTGGACGATGACACGCTGGCATTACTAGGTCTTGCTTTAATTTTGAAGATGAATAATACGAAAAAGAAGCGAAAAAAGTGGTGTAAGCattgtttattgaaaacaaaaacatatagtcatgttaatttattaaataaattgaaatttaaaCCAGATTTGAAAGAAACACTAGAAAACAACTGACGCGACCTGCGCAGGCGGCCGGAGTACACGCACACACGCACAGGTACACCGTACTGTGTCTCACCGTACGGTACTCGAAAGAATCGATTTTCGATCTTGCGCCGGTTGCCTGCGCAGGTTCAAAAAACTGCACAGGTCTATTCCCACACACATTCCGGTCTACCTGCGCAGGCATACCTGCACAGGTGGACCTTTCCGGTAGACCGTAGCGTGTATGGCCGACTTAAACAACGTGTTCAATCAGTTGAATTATTATGCCATTcatttaacaaaatatcaacCTTTTCTTCTACAAGTTTCCAAAAATatcaactttttaaaattaactaaatatttagcCATTTTCTGAACGAAGTGTATGATGAAATGTAAGATCATTGTTCTTTTGTTCTATATTTCCCATCCCTGCTTACATTAGTATGACGTCACTAACGTTATCGTAATGTTATCGTATCGAGCTCTCGTtttacggccgttcccaatattctatctatctgcgagtatgcttactagagatagtcATTAGGCCGtagcaggcctctgtcactcgacgtacttgcgcgcgataaatgcctaccgctcgctgggttaccggtagccccacgcggctcaggagTCAGGGGGcgcacaacagtcacacgcgccgcgcgcgctccaatattattatttttatttcgtggcatgttatgctgttggtttttattttgagttgtgttggtttatatgcgactattgtaatatttagaaacattttatatgtatgaacttatctagtaattctattttttttttaataaattaatacttatctactttatgattttaacaacagagatcattaggtacttattttactttagatatagatagttcaactcagatttgcgcgcggccctatgtgtgcgtcggcttgtaaataaacaactttcattcgtgtgacagcgacgtcgtccgagcatgacgtgttcttatcgctttttgttatgggtacagtcgtttacgaaaatgtctagttcttcacggagaaaattttttgaaaaggtagcgtttcaaaaaatgaaacaacatttaaagctttttattattacattttacagtttttcattattttctcatacgtttttttcaaattgacattgacaatatctaagaaataaatgaggtgaaatatctaagatgaattaaatactcctttcatattttctagcttggggtacgcggacaataaataaaagtgtggactaagaatgtaaaaagacgtataatctatactaatattataaagaggaaaactttgtttgtttggttgtaatgaataggctcaaaaactactgggccgtttttaaaaattttttcaccattcgaaagctacgttatccacgagtaacataggctatattttatccccgtacgggtagtagttcccacgggacgcgggtaaaaccgcggaaaaacggttagtctagtataataatgtaaacaaaatgtgtggggaattttaaaaaattatattgcttcgcataatgtcgaccaaaataagacggaaataatgaaactcataaatggacgtttaagtcaaattgatgaagggatgttgggtaatacttgttgacatgtacaaaagaaaaaagaagaatactatagacattttgacatggagtcaaaatttataattgaccttggtgagagtagcgaatccgaaaattcatcgtTTGATTTATCAAGTACCTAGCTATTCAgattcattataaataaataaacattaaattacgtaataactgtttttctttaaacagccttatacaacccctaaataactgtatttgtacccgactgtacctcttgtcacgcacacaaagtcactgtatatgtacaagggttacccacacataaggccgcgcgcaagactgaattgaacttactatacctacttagttatatgaactgtattgtgagttttgtagctcaaaacacatctcgagtgtaagtaggtatagttctggtccaacttaatgacgactcggaacattacgcgtgtcgctacgcagaaaccaattttaggtatgtatcaacactcgacggagttgtaccatatggggtatggcattaaatttgtgctcgaaaaatagttgaaaagcgcctttgattttgacgaaagatttacttaagtacttacctatgcttacgtattaggtaatatttagtaatatgtatccatcctccattttagtaggcaatacaatagttaactaaagaaaaatattcttgatattactttttatttaaaaactcggttttaaaaaaggctatcttaaaataagcgtaactttgttttcctacttaaatattaataaattgtaagaagcaaccctaagcacggccacggcacggttgcggtcactgaaccgtgcgctatcgcattggaataacaatcaagcgctcgagcttttaaggttcattttataacgcagctaggaatttgtaggtagttggggaacttgtaggtgcagTAGGTATggatggagtgatttatctgttacgtagtaactattatataatctgttcGGTTATAGTGCAAATATTCGTGCTAGGGACCCAATTATGGAGTCGTAGGCATGTAATATCACACGatttgtacattttctattCAATCATTGTTGTTGATCAGCGGGATCTATAGtcgttttttaatctcgtagactaaactgacattacgagtacctattgtcagtttattgcaaattcttaaatagtgatgtggcgcGAAACTTACCGTTAATAACATCAAGTATAGTTTTTTTAcgataagtcatcctgaaataatgggcttatccttgatgattacgcatggctttgcgtggtcagatatccctggcagtttgtagcacgtcgtacagccgtgtgtacgtacgtgaattttaaatataaaactttgaatgaatattaaattcgtctattatagataaaaagttacgattcaacgaatcggtatcgtaagtacaccACTGCATCAAAGagctaaagttcggccattcagagaatgcgttcctgacacgtcgcgattgaactgacgacgtaactttgcaatggcgttgcagttacgataaaaatatttttgctggttgtttaccgttttaacaattgaggagcattaaaacaacattattatatcaataatcaatgaatgtagttacgtcgtcagttcaatcgcgacgtgtcaggaacgcattctctgaatggccgaactgacattttgcaagtgtcaatttagtctacgagataaaaaaaaatactataggaATAGGGAATaggcatagacataatattagtaaacaggactgcgcatataaacccaaaaaacgagccgagtgaaacagttagtacggaggctgtctgtccctttctaatagggtgactatgagattaagctatgtgagacaaatccgaatttgctaagattattaaacacagattagtattgaagttttaacttacgcagtttgtgaccttaagatactaataaaggcttttaataattagcggaaattagcagtataaaagcaggaggattcgaagtgaagactgtttttttttgtatttctacttcatatatagactgctgagccatttatgtcgcctttcttcattttttgggaagctataacaacagttttaaaatccatcacccatattttgactcgttacaagaattcatgggcaccctagttgtttggtttacgaaaatgttattattagctaacctgtggaacgatatattgcaaccaccataggattcacttttgcaagtagaaacgcaacacttttcaccattttaatagtttaaattgatttaatacaaaaaaatataaacaaaattttaaatgctgattacgcgccaagaatgttcagggttaccgctagaaaataaaaaaaaataaaaatttatgttcatcatcatcatcctccgagccttttcccaatcatgttggggttggcttccagtctaaccggattcagctgagtaccagtgctttacaagaagcgactgcctatctgacctcctcaacccagttacccgggcaacccgataccccttggttagactggtgtcagacttactggcttctgactacccgtaacgactgccaaggatgttcaatgacagccgggacctacagtttaacgtgccatccgaaacacagtcagtggtgtctaagatatacttagaaagtacatacaaacttagaaaagttgcattggtacttgcctgacctgggatcgaacccgcgccctcatacttgagagattggtcctttacccactaggccaccacgacttatggtacaacaaaaaaaattatgttgtttatgttttaataataaatacgaataaattaatgcgattgttattaatttgttgacttacaattgttaaaataagataaaaatataagtgattcaattgttttttgggaagacaaaacttttgatcacaacattttttatgctggcaaggtgttagaaagagacaaacagcctccgttcgaactatccctctcggctcggatttgcctctgtgtattatgcaaccaatttagtaccttattgcgttacaatagagttcattttcgtaaatatatatttagagcgtgcgcaatcttgtttagtaatattatatctatgggaaTAGGTATGTGTTTAGGGTGGGACTCatcaattttaaagttttaaaataaaaccaaacatCTTCCCAACACCATTTACAAAATCATACTTAACTTGTACCTAACTAAGTTTTACAAAATCGGTATAAACAATGGGTATAAATTAAACTGTCAACGCAAACAATTGAAcacataataggcatgatgacaaatttttaaattcctttgtatgatgtaggtatacctctattttatatgaaaaattattaattttaagaaaatgcgaagtttttttatcaaataattgcatttttctctgtccactttgaatccggcgcgaaaacgcttgtcagtgtcatgtcgtcacttgtgacgtcacgactgaaattacaagacgcaagtaaacaacgctcgtgcaataattaagttttttgtgttattaaataatgaattcgaaagggcataggtgttgtggggtcccccagtgtaagaacacatccaaaacaactcctgatgagttatttgtgtacgttcctcacaataaaaaaatacgaaacaagtggcttaaacttgcaaggcgagattcaaaagcaatattgcccagggtacaactttatttttgtgaagatcactttgatgtaagttattacatagttctctagattctagcatagtttataatgtaaataactatttcgaggttaggtttcatctctcattgttttttaattaaactagtatacttacgtggaagttttaacatttctaaattcagctgaacaaaaatctttatttgatgccaaaaactttcccagcattatgatatcaattctaggcaaattaacttaatccgggctccataactcgtgttataaacaattaattaattaaaaacaaagatcgcagtggaagttcacaataacgaaatgtgacgttcgcgcgctttcgcgcgagttgttttgagaaatgacgtcacgagctctgattggtgttcaagatatcatggcggattgccttatttcgtaattttattttatcaaaatacatattaatcacattattaataaagaaaacaatgcgcgttttatattccaagcttcaagtttaatttaataaatatattattttaatgatttttgattactgtcatcatgcctattattgcACTTATTTTGTGCAGCGCCATATCTACcctacaaaatatacaaaaacgtATCATaggtaaatttaaaaataaagttacagacattttaacattgaaaaaaaaatgtattcaaatAACAGTCCAAAccatttcaaataaatgtaaTCACTGGttcacttaaaaaataaaacctttttatttcatttcaggcCAGTTTCTcttctattttcaaatttcaTCGAATGTTGCCCAAAGAGTTTGGaaataaaaaggtttattaTCGTGATTATCCTTTCGTAGCGAGCGGGGTTTGTGCACCAACATGTTTGAAGACTATTTTAGCCAGCATACCAACGGACAGACAGAAAACTAGACCTGCTGGCATGAACTTCCTGCTGTTGTAGTACCTGTAATTGAAATGAGGTTGGTTATTATTTCCCTTATTACTTAATCACGAAGtacttaattagtttttaagGTAATTGTTTCCTGTAATTTCGCCAGTTTTCTGAGGAAATTATATCTTGTAACTTGTGGCAGCTATTTTTCTCTTTtcgaatttataaaaataaaagctgcTAAATATATAGTATAAACGAAGACAATATAATTTACCTGTAACCCATAAGACCGCCGAGAGCAGACGTGGTGCCCAACATGAGAGTGTAGTTTGAGGCGTCTTGACTGAGCTGGTATGCTCCAACACCTGGAAACCAAAGGCCGAACGGGTTATTATAATGGTAAGCTTGACTTATCAACAGAAATGGTTGATTACATATGGAATTGAATACGACTACAAaaacaataagttttttttcaacGATTTATTTCCTTTCTGGAGCATGCAGGTGCAAAAAAGGCTATGACATTTATATAGCTACCAGCTTtcgtccgcggtttcacccgtgtcccgtagccggatggtgacaaaaactatcctcaAACtatctcccgggtctaagttacctcccctctaattttcagccaaatcggtcaagccgttttcatgttatgccatgccaacggaaagcgg
Protein-coding regions in this window:
- the LOC124641372 gene encoding transmembrane protein 14C translates to MGVDILGFAYAATVAAGGIMGYAKAGSIPSLGAGLIFGSILGVGAYQLSQDASNYTLMLGTTSALGGLMGYRYYNSRKFMPAGLVFCLSVGMLAKIVFKHVGAQTPLATKG